A stretch of the Limnothrix sp. FACHB-406 genome encodes the following:
- a CDS encoding histidine kinase produces MSVSPDPFPASRAPLQLLLFVDHRSSSWEQASLIQGRLQALKARYPFAFDIVDVAEQPYVAEHFRLIATPALVKVHPHPRQTLTGMDLAQQLDAWWERWQEAIHDSLDSPEKNQSMDMMPTDGSPSSLATAAEVIRLSDEVFRLGREKAELRELLRFKDRAIEIVAHDLRNPLAAASMAIETLEASYRPNTIQAAQMTDSLRERLLMQARSQIRAIDRLIANLLEVSQGEGQEADIQPQSVDLKALCHAVIDTFSSRIHLKHQTLETDIPQDLPVVYADPDRIRQVISNLLDNAVKYTPDGGTIHVAALHRTTQNVQVSICDSGPGIPDSQRSSIFKERFRLQRDQRSEGYGIGLAACQRAIRAHYGQIWVDERPGGGSCFHFTLPVYQKLGYKPSAL; encoded by the coding sequence ATGTCGGTTTCGCCCGATCCTTTCCCTGCCTCACGCGCGCCCTTGCAACTGCTTCTGTTTGTGGATCACCGCTCCAGTTCCTGGGAGCAAGCAAGCCTAATTCAGGGCCGATTACAGGCCCTAAAAGCCCGCTATCCCTTTGCTTTCGACATTGTGGACGTGGCCGAGCAACCCTACGTGGCTGAACATTTCCGGCTGATTGCCACGCCCGCGCTGGTGAAGGTGCATCCCCACCCTCGCCAAACCCTGACGGGAATGGACTTGGCCCAGCAACTGGATGCTTGGTGGGAGCGGTGGCAGGAGGCAATTCACGACAGCTTGGACTCGCCGGAGAAGAACCAGTCGATGGACATGATGCCGACGGATGGTTCGCCCTCGTCGTTGGCAACGGCGGCGGAGGTGATTCGTCTGTCAGATGAAGTCTTTCGGTTAGGGCGGGAAAAGGCGGAGTTAAGGGAACTGTTGCGGTTTAAGGATCGGGCGATCGAGATTGTGGCCCACGATTTGCGAAACCCTTTAGCGGCGGCTTCGATGGCGATCGAGACCCTGGAGGCCAGCTATCGACCCAACACCATTCAGGCGGCCCAGATGACCGATAGCCTGCGGGAGCGACTGTTGATGCAGGCGCGATCGCAAATTCGGGCGATCGATCGCTTGATTGCCAACCTGTTGGAAGTGTCCCAAGGGGAGGGGCAAGAGGCCGACATTCAACCCCAGTCCGTTGATCTCAAGGCCCTGTGTCACGCGGTGATCGACACCTTCAGCAGTCGAATTCACCTGAAGCACCAAACCCTAGAAACGGATATTCCCCAGGACTTGCCGGTGGTTTATGCCGACCCCGATCGAATTCGGCAAGTGATTTCCAACCTGCTGGACAATGCCGTGAAATACACGCCGGATGGGGGCACAATCCATGTGGCCGCCCTCCACCGCACCACCCAGAATGTGCAGGTCAGCATTTGCGACAGTGGCCCCGGCATTCCCGACAGTCAACGTAGCTCCATCTTTAAAGAGCGATTCCGACTGCAACGAGATCAACGCTCAGAAGGATATGGCATTGGGCTAGCTGCCTGTCAGCGGGCGATTCGGGCCCACTATGGACAAATTTGGGTTGATGAGCGGCCGGGCGGCGGGAGTTGTTTTCATTTCACCCTCCCGGTTTACCAAAAGCTGGGGTACAAGCCGTCTGCTTTATAG
- a CDS encoding TVP38/TMEM64 family protein, which translates to MQAFLEWVLSEIMHLGPWSGVAFMVVYVVATVALVPGSLLTLGAGVLFGVGWGSVIVFWAATLGSLAAFLVGRYGIRDWVEQRWIAGNRQFQAIDRAIAEDGLKIVLLMRLSPLFPFNALNYMLGLTQVSIRDYLLASIGMLPGTVAYVYIGASFRDLASLFAGYGERAKSPIEWLLFVLGLIATLVVTGIVTKAARSALDRIAASTPPDLP; encoded by the coding sequence GTGCAGGCGTTCTTGGAGTGGGTTTTATCGGAAATTATGCATCTGGGGCCCTGGAGCGGTGTCGCTTTCATGGTTGTGTATGTGGTTGCCACGGTGGCGCTGGTTCCCGGATCGCTGTTGACCTTGGGGGCCGGGGTGCTGTTTGGGGTGGGTTGGGGGTCGGTGATTGTTTTCTGGGCGGCCACGCTGGGGTCGCTGGCGGCGTTCCTGGTGGGGCGCTATGGCATTCGGGATTGGGTGGAACAGCGCTGGATTGCTGGAAATCGACAATTTCAGGCGATCGATCGCGCCATTGCAGAAGATGGCCTCAAGATTGTGTTGCTGATGCGCTTGTCGCCGCTGTTTCCCTTTAATGCCTTGAACTATATGTTGGGGCTAACGCAGGTTTCGATCCGAGACTACCTATTGGCTTCGATCGGGATGTTGCCGGGAACGGTTGCTTATGTCTATATCGGGGCTTCTTTTCGGGACTTGGCTAGCCTGTTTGCGGGGTATGGAGAACGAGCCAAAAGCCCGATCGAGTGGTTACTCTTTGTTTTGGGTTTGATCGCCACCCTAGTTGTAACCGGGATCGTGACGAAGGCGGCCCGCTCGGCGCTCGATCGAATTGCCGCTTCCACCCCTCCCGATTTACCGTAA
- the clpS gene encoding ATP-dependent Clp protease adapter ClpS, producing MSVEIIEKKSAATIRKPAPRYKVLLHNDDFNSMEYVVETLLQTVSSLTQPQAVNIMMEAHFNGLALVITCAQEHAEFYCETLKNKGLTSTIEPDE from the coding sequence ATGTCCGTTGAAATCATAGAAAAGAAGTCAGCCGCCACCATCCGTAAACCAGCACCTCGCTACAAAGTGCTGCTGCATAACGATGACTTTAATTCCATGGAATACGTGGTGGAAACGCTGTTACAAACCGTTAGCAGCCTTACCCAACCCCAAGCCGTTAACATCATGATGGAAGCCCATTTTAACGGCTTGGCTTTAGTGATTACCTGTGCCCAAGAACATGCGGAATTTTATTGCGAAACCCTCAAAAACAAAGGGCTAACCAGCACGATCGAGCCAGATGAATAG
- a CDS encoding DUF5340 family protein, producing the protein MDRPSQTPIPLPSHIHYELLLQLLERETSGTLKRGTEEHRQLQELVATLRRALAVQKQLEASCQNKQLPIEYHWSLNLPAVGPLSNAAKGEE; encoded by the coding sequence ATGGATCGGCCGTCCCAAACTCCAATTCCGCTGCCTTCACACATTCACTACGAACTACTTCTTCAGTTGCTGGAACGAGAAACCAGTGGCACTCTCAAACGAGGCACGGAGGAACACCGACAGCTCCAAGAATTGGTGGCCACCCTCCGCCGGGCACTCGCCGTTCAAAAACAGTTGGAAGCCAGTTGCCAAAACAAACAGCTCCCGATCGAATATCACTGGTCGTTGAATCTGCCAGCCGTTGGCCCTCTGAGCAACGCTGCCAAAGGCGAAGAATAA